In Ovis aries strain OAR_USU_Benz2616 breed Rambouillet chromosome 14, ARS-UI_Ramb_v3.0, whole genome shotgun sequence, a single genomic region encodes these proteins:
- the ARHGEF1 gene encoding rho guanine nucleotide exchange factor 1 isoform X4: MEAEDVARGAAPGPPRPGLVPVSIIGAEDEDFEIELKTNPEEQNNQFQNLDQVKRRPAHLMALLQHVAMQFEPGPLLCCLHADMLGSLGPKEFKKAFIDFYHSFLDKHSILRVMVPPAVAFELDRTRPDLFPEELQRQFVQEVVQSQQVAVVRQLEDFRSKKLMGMTPWEQELVQLGAWVARDRASYEARERHLAERQLTHLEEMQHTISNDEEKSAAVVNAISLYMRHLGVRTKSGDKKSGRNFFRKKMIGNRRSDEPTKTKKGLSSFLDAARWNRGETQDIRNPKVEVDAEKPGLTERKGGQGAPSRDRNLGGPGQDSPGVSPHPLSGDSPDREPGVDALLEVGDPPPQGPASLDAPAPLESTEEAADTESPEPGDEGEPGRSGLELEPEEPPGWRELVPQDILHSLPKSQVKRQEVISELLVTEAAHVRMLRVLHDVFYQPMAEGGFYSQEELQNIFPSLDELIEVHSLFLDCLMKRRQDSGYLIEEIGDVLLARFDGPEGSWFQKISSRFCSHQSFALEQLKAKQRKEPRFCTFVQDAESRPRCRRLQLKDMIPTEMQRLTKYPLLLQSIGQNTEESVEREKVERAAECCREILQHVNLAVRDMEDLLRLKDYQRRLDLTHLRQSNDPMLIEFKSLDITKKRLIYEGPLTWRVTKDKAVEVHVLLLNDLLLLLQRQDERLLLKSHSRTLTPTPDGKTMLRPVLRLTSAMTREVATDHKAFYVIFTWDQEAQIYELVAQTVSERRIWCSLITETAGSLKVPARTSRPKHRPGPSSTREPLLSSSENGNGSREMPPADGRMERLFNSLLPFSRQGLEGQLAAKALQKVLTLKQLLLPSEEDSGAGPPLEGDGVPGGSPSTPAQPQEIREELLSLEETIKQLEEVEEEFCRLRLLLSQLGENTVPQSGCT; this comes from the exons ATGGAGGCAGAAGACGTCGCCCGAGGGGCG GCCCCAGGGCCCCCCCGACCCGGCCTGGTGCCCGTCAGCATCATCGGGGCAGAGGACGAGGATTTTGAGATTGAGTTGAAGACG aATCCCGAGGAACAAAACAACCAGTTCCAGAACCTGGATCAGGTGAAGCGGCGCCCGGCCCACCTCATGGCCCTCCTGCAGCACGTGGCCATGCAGTTTGAGCCGGGACCCCTG CTCTGCTGCCTGCATGCGGACATGCTGGGCTCCCTGGGCCCCAAGGAGTTCAAGAAAGCTTTCATTGACTTCTACCACAGCTTCCTGGATAAGCACTCG ATCCTACGAGTGATGGTCCCTCCTGCTGTGGCCTTTGAACTTG ACCGCACACGGCCTGACCTCTTCCCTGAGGAGCTCCAGCGGCAGTTTGTGCAGGAGGTGGTGCAGAGCCAGCAGGTAGCCGTGGTCCGGCAGCTGGAGGACTTCCGCTCCAAGAAGCTCATGGGCATGACACCCTGGGAGCAGGAGCTGGTCCAGCTGGGGGCCTGGGTGGCGCGGGACCGTGCCAGCTACGAGGCCCGGGAGCGGCACCTGGCTGAGCGGCAACTGACCCACCTGGAGGAGATGCA GCACACCATCTCTAACGATGAGGAGAAGAG tgccGCCGTGGTCAACGCCATCAGCCTGTACATGCGGCACCTTGGGGTGCGGACCAAGAGCGGGGACAAGAAGTCCGGGAGGAACTTCTTTCGGAAAAAG atGATAGGGAACCGGCGGTCAGATGAACCAACCAAGACCAAGAAAGGCCTGAGCAGCTTCCTGGATGCCGCCCGCTGGAACCGGGGAGAGACCCAGG ATATTCGAAACCCGAAGGTCGAGGTTGATG CTGAGAAGCCGGGCCTTACAGAACGTAAGGGAGGTCAGGGGGCGCCTTCCCGGGACCGGAATCTTGGAGGCCCTGGGCAGGACAGCCCCGGAGTTTCTCCGCATCCTCTGTCTGGGGACAGCCCTGACCGGGAGCCAG GTGTTGATGCCCTCCTGGAGGTGGGGGACCCGCCTCCGCAGGGCCCAGCCAGCCTGGACGCCCCAGCGCCGCTAGAGAGCACGGAGGAGGCTGCCGACACAGAGAG CCCGGAGCCTGGAGACGAGGGAGAGCCGGGCCGCTCAGGACTGGAGCTGGAACCGGAGGAGCCGCCTGGCTGGCGAGAGCTTGTCCCCCAGGACATTCTGCACAGCCTGCCCAAGAGCCAGGTGAAGCGGCAGGAGGTCATCAGCG AGCTCCTGGTGACGGAGGCTGCCCATGTGCGCATGCTCCGCGTGCTCCACGACGTCTTCTACCAGCCCATGGCGGAAGGGGGCTTCTACTCCCAGGAGGAGCTCCAGAACATCTTCCCCAGCCTGGACGAGCTCATCGAGGTGCATT CCCTATTCCTTGATTGCCTGATGAAGCGGAGGCAGGATAGTGGCTACCTCATCGAGGAGATCGGAGATGTGCTGCTGGCCCGG TTCGATGGTCCTGAGGGCTCGTGGTTCCAGAAGATCTCCTCCCGCTTCTGTAGCCACCAGTCATTCGCCTTAGAGCAGCTCAAAGCCAAACAGCGCAAGGAGCCCCGGTTCTGTACCTTCGTGCag GACGCCGAGAGCCGGCCCCGGTGCCGCCGGCTGCAGCTGAAGGACATGATCCCCACGGAGATGCAGCGTCTGACCAAGTACCCCCTGCTTCTGCAGAGCATCGGGCAGAACACAG AAGAGTCAGTGGAACGGGAGAAAGTGGAGCGGGCGGCCGAGTGCTGCCGGGAAATTCTGCAACACGTCAACCTTGCCGTGCGGGACATGGAGGACCTGCTG CGGCTCAAAGATTATCAGAGGCGTCTGGATTTGACCCACCTGCGGCAGAGCAACGACCCCATGCTGATCGAGTTCAAG aGCCTAGACATCACCAAGAAGAGGCTGATCTACGAGGGCCCACTGACGTGGCGGGTGACAAAGGACAAGGCTGTGG AGGTCCACGTGCTGCTGCTgaatgacctgctgctgctgcttcagcgCCAGGACGAGCGGCTCTTGCTTAAGTCGCACAGCCGGACGCTGACACCCACACCCGATGGCAAGACCATGCTGCGGCCAGTGCTGCGGCTCACCTCCGCCATGACTCGCGAGGTGGCCACCG ATCACAAAGCCTTCTATGTCATTTTTACCTGGGACCAGGAGGCCCAGATATACGAGCTGGTGGCGCAGACAGTGTCCGAGCGGAGGAT CTGGTGTAGCCTCATCACCGAGACCGCTGGATCCCTGAAGGTCCCCGCCCGCACCTCCAGACCCAAACATCGGCCTGGCCCCAGCAG CACCCGCGAACCCCTGCTTAGCAGCTCCGAAAACGGCAATGGCAGCCGAGAGATGCCCCCGGCGGATG GTCGGATGGAGAGACTCTTCAACTccctcctgcccttctccagaCAAGGCCTCGAGGGCCAGCTCGCCGCCAAGGCCCTTCAGAAAG TGCTGACCCTGAAACAGCTCCTGTTGCCTTCAGAGGAAGACAGCGGGGCAGGGCCTCCCCTCGAAGGGGATGGGGTCCCAGGGGGCAGCCCCTCGACCCCAGCACAGCCCCAGGAAATTCGGGAGGAGCTGCTCAGCCTGGAGGAGACCATTAAACAGCTGGAG gaggtggaggaggagttTTGCCGCCTGAGACTCCTCCTGTCTCAGCTTGGGGAGAACACCGTCCCCCAGTCTGGCTGTACCTGA
- the ARHGEF1 gene encoding rho guanine nucleotide exchange factor 1 isoform X3 gives MGERGETASDTDSPAVPMEAEDVARGAAPGPPRPGLVPVSIIGAEDEDFEIELKTNPEEQNNQFQNLDQVKRRPAHLMALLQHVAMQFEPGPLLCCLHADMLGSLGPKEFKKAFIDFYHSFLDKHSILRVMVPPAVAFELDRTRPDLFPEELQRQFVQEVVQSQQVAVVRQLEDFRSKKLMGMTPWEQELVQLGAWVARDRASYEARERHLAERQLTHLEEMQHTISNDEEKSAAVVNAISLYMRHLGVRTKSGDKKSGRNFFRKKMIGNRRSDEPTKTKKGLSSFLDAARWNRGETQDIRNPKVEVDAEKPGLTERKGGQGAPSRDRNLGGPGQDSPGVSPHPLSGDSPDREPGVDALLEVGDPPPQGPASLDAPAPLESTEEAADTESPEPGDEGEPGRSGLELEPEEPPGWRELVPQDILHSLPKSQVKRQEVISELLVTEAAHVRMLRVLHDVFYQPMAEGGFYSQEELQNIFPSLDELIEVHSLFLDCLMKRRQDSGYLIEEIGDVLLARFDGPEGSWFQKISSRFCSHQSFALEQLKAKQRKEPRFCTFVQDAESRPRCRRLQLKDMIPTEMQRLTKYPLLLQSIGQNTEESVEREKVERAAECCREILQHVNLAVRDMEDLLRLKDYQRRLDLTHLRQSNDPMLIEFKSLDITKKRLIYEGPLTWRVTKDKAVEVHVLLLNDLLLLLQRQDERLLLKSHSRTLTPTPDGKTMLRPVLRLTSAMTREVATDHKAFYVIFTWDQEAQIYELVAQTVSERRIWCSLITETAGSLKVPARTSRPKHRPGPSSTREPLLSSSENGNGSREMPPADGRMERLFNSLLPFSRQGLEGQLAAKALQKVLTLKQLLLPSEEDSGAGPPLEGDGVPGGSPSTPAQPQEIREELLSLEETIKQLEEVEEEFCRLRLLLSQLGENTVPQSGCT, from the exons ATGGGAGAGAGAGGCGAGACAGCGAGCGACACGGACAG CCCGGCAGTGCCCATGGAGGCAGAAGACGTCGCCCGAGGGGCG GCCCCAGGGCCCCCCCGACCCGGCCTGGTGCCCGTCAGCATCATCGGGGCAGAGGACGAGGATTTTGAGATTGAGTTGAAGACG aATCCCGAGGAACAAAACAACCAGTTCCAGAACCTGGATCAGGTGAAGCGGCGCCCGGCCCACCTCATGGCCCTCCTGCAGCACGTGGCCATGCAGTTTGAGCCGGGACCCCTG CTCTGCTGCCTGCATGCGGACATGCTGGGCTCCCTGGGCCCCAAGGAGTTCAAGAAAGCTTTCATTGACTTCTACCACAGCTTCCTGGATAAGCACTCG ATCCTACGAGTGATGGTCCCTCCTGCTGTGGCCTTTGAACTTG ACCGCACACGGCCTGACCTCTTCCCTGAGGAGCTCCAGCGGCAGTTTGTGCAGGAGGTGGTGCAGAGCCAGCAGGTAGCCGTGGTCCGGCAGCTGGAGGACTTCCGCTCCAAGAAGCTCATGGGCATGACACCCTGGGAGCAGGAGCTGGTCCAGCTGGGGGCCTGGGTGGCGCGGGACCGTGCCAGCTACGAGGCCCGGGAGCGGCACCTGGCTGAGCGGCAACTGACCCACCTGGAGGAGATGCA GCACACCATCTCTAACGATGAGGAGAAGAG tgccGCCGTGGTCAACGCCATCAGCCTGTACATGCGGCACCTTGGGGTGCGGACCAAGAGCGGGGACAAGAAGTCCGGGAGGAACTTCTTTCGGAAAAAG atGATAGGGAACCGGCGGTCAGATGAACCAACCAAGACCAAGAAAGGCCTGAGCAGCTTCCTGGATGCCGCCCGCTGGAACCGGGGAGAGACCCAGG ATATTCGAAACCCGAAGGTCGAGGTTGATG CTGAGAAGCCGGGCCTTACAGAACGTAAGGGAGGTCAGGGGGCGCCTTCCCGGGACCGGAATCTTGGAGGCCCTGGGCAGGACAGCCCCGGAGTTTCTCCGCATCCTCTGTCTGGGGACAGCCCTGACCGGGAGCCAG GTGTTGATGCCCTCCTGGAGGTGGGGGACCCGCCTCCGCAGGGCCCAGCCAGCCTGGACGCCCCAGCGCCGCTAGAGAGCACGGAGGAGGCTGCCGACACAGAGAG CCCGGAGCCTGGAGACGAGGGAGAGCCGGGCCGCTCAGGACTGGAGCTGGAACCGGAGGAGCCGCCTGGCTGGCGAGAGCTTGTCCCCCAGGACATTCTGCACAGCCTGCCCAAGAGCCAGGTGAAGCGGCAGGAGGTCATCAGCG AGCTCCTGGTGACGGAGGCTGCCCATGTGCGCATGCTCCGCGTGCTCCACGACGTCTTCTACCAGCCCATGGCGGAAGGGGGCTTCTACTCCCAGGAGGAGCTCCAGAACATCTTCCCCAGCCTGGACGAGCTCATCGAGGTGCATT CCCTATTCCTTGATTGCCTGATGAAGCGGAGGCAGGATAGTGGCTACCTCATCGAGGAGATCGGAGATGTGCTGCTGGCCCGG TTCGATGGTCCTGAGGGCTCGTGGTTCCAGAAGATCTCCTCCCGCTTCTGTAGCCACCAGTCATTCGCCTTAGAGCAGCTCAAAGCCAAACAGCGCAAGGAGCCCCGGTTCTGTACCTTCGTGCag GACGCCGAGAGCCGGCCCCGGTGCCGCCGGCTGCAGCTGAAGGACATGATCCCCACGGAGATGCAGCGTCTGACCAAGTACCCCCTGCTTCTGCAGAGCATCGGGCAGAACACAG AAGAGTCAGTGGAACGGGAGAAAGTGGAGCGGGCGGCCGAGTGCTGCCGGGAAATTCTGCAACACGTCAACCTTGCCGTGCGGGACATGGAGGACCTGCTG CGGCTCAAAGATTATCAGAGGCGTCTGGATTTGACCCACCTGCGGCAGAGCAACGACCCCATGCTGATCGAGTTCAAG aGCCTAGACATCACCAAGAAGAGGCTGATCTACGAGGGCCCACTGACGTGGCGGGTGACAAAGGACAAGGCTGTGG AGGTCCACGTGCTGCTGCTgaatgacctgctgctgctgcttcagcgCCAGGACGAGCGGCTCTTGCTTAAGTCGCACAGCCGGACGCTGACACCCACACCCGATGGCAAGACCATGCTGCGGCCAGTGCTGCGGCTCACCTCCGCCATGACTCGCGAGGTGGCCACCG ATCACAAAGCCTTCTATGTCATTTTTACCTGGGACCAGGAGGCCCAGATATACGAGCTGGTGGCGCAGACAGTGTCCGAGCGGAGGAT CTGGTGTAGCCTCATCACCGAGACCGCTGGATCCCTGAAGGTCCCCGCCCGCACCTCCAGACCCAAACATCGGCCTGGCCCCAGCAG CACCCGCGAACCCCTGCTTAGCAGCTCCGAAAACGGCAATGGCAGCCGAGAGATGCCCCCGGCGGATG GTCGGATGGAGAGACTCTTCAACTccctcctgcccttctccagaCAAGGCCTCGAGGGCCAGCTCGCCGCCAAGGCCCTTCAGAAAG TGCTGACCCTGAAACAGCTCCTGTTGCCTTCAGAGGAAGACAGCGGGGCAGGGCCTCCCCTCGAAGGGGATGGGGTCCCAGGGGGCAGCCCCTCGACCCCAGCACAGCCCCAGGAAATTCGGGAGGAGCTGCTCAGCCTGGAGGAGACCATTAAACAGCTGGAG gaggtggaggaggagttTTGCCGCCTGAGACTCCTCCTGTCTCAGCTTGGGGAGAACACCGTCCCCCAGTCTGGCTGTACCTGA